The Streptomyces sp. NBC_00483 genome contains the following window.
CGGGGCAGCTGGAGGCGCCGGACGTCGAGGCGCGTGGCGGTGGACGCGTGGCTGGAGGCCTGCCGGTTGTTGGCCGTGGAGCGCAGGAAGCCGGCGAGGAACCACGGGTCCAGCGCGGCCGGTTCGGGCCGCAGCAGGGCCAGGCCCCTGCCGAGCGCGGCGCCTGCGTCCGCCTCGTCGACGACGCGCACGGCGGCGGTGCCACCGACCACCGGCACGACGACGTCCCCGACTTCCAGGATCACGGGGTCGTCGTCCGCGGAGTGGGCTCCAGAGGGTGCCGTGCTCGTCAGGACGTCGTGGTCGGTGAGTACGGGTACGCGCGCGTGGCCTCCCGGGCCGCCACCCGTCGCCGCGGTGCGCAGCGACAGGGCGCCCGCGCGCGCGAGTTCGCCGACCGTCGTCAGTGGCCAGCGGGCCGGGGCCGTGGCGTCGGGGACGGACCGCGGGGCGAGTTTCGTGGTCAGCCGCAGCGTGTCGGCGAGCTCCTCGCGTACGGCGGTCAGCTCTGCCGCGCCGCCGCCCGTGGCCGGCGGGGGCAGGCGGCGGGCGGGCGCGAGGTCGACCTCGTCGTCGAGCAGGTCGATGACGGGCACGGAGCGGGCGAGGCCCGGCCGCTCCTCCAGGGAGCCGTCCCGGTCGTGGGCGCGCCAGGCGTCGAGCACGGTGCGGCGCACCTCGTCCCACACCTGCTGCTCCCGTACGTCACCGGACTCGGCGAGCGAGGCCGTGTCGACGAGCAGCAGCTCGGGGGCGGCGGGCGCGCCCGGGCCGGGGCGGCGCAGCACCCACAGGTGCAGCGGGATGTTGTTGGGCGGGACGGCGCCCGCGGGCAGCGCGATCACCGCGCGCAGGGCGCCGCGGCGCAGCAGGTCGGCGCGGATCCGGCGGCCCGAGCGGCGCGAGGCGACGGTGGGCGGCATCAGGAGCACGGCGCTGCCGCCGTCCTTCAGGCGCGCCAACGCGTGCTGCACCCAGGCCAGTTCGGACTCGGTGCGGGCGGGGAGGCCGTACTCCCAGCGCGGGTCGTAGGCCAGCTCGTCGTGGCCCCAGCCGCGCTCGTTGAACGGCGGGTGGGCGAGCACCGCGTCGGCCCGTACGTCGCTCAGGGCGTCGGCGCGCAGGGTGTCGGCGGCGGCGGTGCGCACGGCAGGGGCGTCCGTCCCGCCGTTGCCGTCGAGGGCGAGGCGGAGCGCGGTGAGCGCGGCGAGTTCGACGGAGGCGTCCTGGCCGTACAGGGTGCGGCCGGGCCGCGAGTCGTGGGCCCGCACGGCGTCGAGGAGGGCGCCGGTGCCGCAGGCCGGGTCGAGGGTGGTGGTGGCAGGGCCGACGAGCGCGGCCATCAGTTCGGCGGGCCCCTGCGGGGTGAGCGTGTACTGGCGCGGGTTGGCGTCGAGATGCCGGCCGAGCAGGAACGCGAAGGTGCCGCGGGCGCCC
Protein-coding sequences here:
- a CDS encoding N-6 DNA methylase, which gives rise to MQDNATEVTAAGIARLAGVGRAAVSNWRRRHADFPRPVGGTETSPSFALTEVEEWLRDQGKLAEVPLRERVWQQLAGHPAGPVAALLHTGCALLLVHDRPTEWLTLAATDKDRDLAQRLSAALEGVLTPRFGHATERAVGTPSPADLLPSVPLLRGAAELAAELGARGTFAFLLGRHLDANPRQYTLTPQGPAELMAALVGPATTTLDPACGTGALLDAVRAHDSRPGRTLYGQDASVELAALTALRLALDGNGGTDAPAVRTAAADTLRADALSDVRADAVLAHPPFNERGWGHDELAYDPRWEYGLPARTESELAWVQHALARLKDGGSAVLLMPPTVASRRSGRRIRADLLRRGALRAVIALPAGAVPPNNIPLHLWVLRRPGPGAPAAPELLLVDTASLAESGDVREQQVWDEVRRTVLDAWRAHDRDGSLEERPGLARSVPVIDLLDDEVDLAPARRLPPPATGGGAAELTAVREELADTLRLTTKLAPRSVPDATAPARWPLTTVGELARAGALSLRTAATGGGPGGHARVPVLTDHDVLTSTAPSGAHSADDDPVILEVGDVVVPVVGGTAAVRVVDEADAGAALGRGLALLRPEPAALDPWFLAGFLRSTANNRQASSHASTATRLDVRRLQLPRLPRAEQSEYGERFKSLATFENTLRHASRLGEQLVQGLHDGLTAGTLPPNS